The DNA window TCATCGTCGATACTGATAATATCGACAGGATGTGAACGAAATGCCTTTTGTTAAGATCGAGCATGTGGCGGGTGAGTTCTCTGCGGAACAGCGTGCTGACCTCGGCCGCGAGATCACTGACCTGGTCGCCAAAGCGGCGGGGGTACCACCAACACTGGTCTGGATCGTGTTCCACGAAATCCCGGCAGAGAACTGGATGATCGGCCGGAAGACCATCCCCGAACTCATGGGAGAAACGGGAGCGACGAAGAAGTAGGGAACCGGTTCTGCAGTATTTCAAGGGAGCGTCGCCTTACCCTCCGCCCTCGCCGTGAGTGTTGGCCGGCAGCGGCGGTGGTGTAAGGAAGAAGAGCCGGCTGGACATCGACCGAGGAAGGGGCGAAGCATTCGTACACGTTCACGGTGCCGGTGGCCGGCTCGATGACGGACCAGGTCAATCGGTTCAGTTCAGGTTCATGTCACCGACCATACCATCATCCCGATGTATTTTACAGAGTCAGAAATGAACCTGCCACGAATGGAGGCAGATTTATAGAAGTCCCTGATTTTTTCTCTTATCTCATCGGAGAGATCCAGATTGATCTGCAAATAATCCATTGCCTTTTCAGCCGCTTCAGACCAATCCTGTTCCCGATGGTCCGATCTACAGTCGAACTTGATGATCGGATGATAACCCAGGGTATAAAGGTACATGAATGGATATAACAACCCCGTCGTTAAGAGATTCTGCTCGGGTGCAACTCCCAGAATCCTGACATAGATATCACGGGGAATTTTATCCAGATTGTTCCTGATAAAATTACTATAATAACAGTACTTCTTTGAACAAGCCGTCATCCGATCAAAAGTATCCACGTCTTTGATAGCGGGTGTCATCGATGCTATGACAAGATCAAACTTATTTCGAAACCCCAGTTCATCGATATCTGCTGACCACCACGAGCATTCGACCGGGTTGATATGCAGTCCTTCACGCTCTGCCGTCTCCTTGAGGCGGTCGAGCATTCCGGATGAAATATCAAGTGACGTCACCTCTGCACCTGCACGGGCAAGGGGAATAGACAGGGATCCGTAACCACAACCGAGATCCAGAACCGTTGCCCCTGATGGTTGGAAACCAGCTTCATCCAGATGTCTAAAAAATTCAGCGTTCTTCTTCCGTTTACTCTCCTCATCTCCATCATTTCCAAACTGTCCCGCCCGTTTGTTCCACCGGACTGCCTGCAGTTCATCTGTGATCGAGTCGGATTCATCCATTGACGATCTCCAACACTCCACCCAGCATTTTACATTTTCATCCTGAATCATATGTACACCTGAATTTAGTTTCCACCATTATACCGATCATGGAAAAAATTTTCGATATTTGAATGATTGCGCCCCCCGGATCATATCATCTTGCCGAGGAATCCCATTCCTCGTCCGGGTCTACAAAAAATAGAGATTCTTCAGATAACGAGGAGAAGAACAAATAATCGCCCCCTTTGCCTGTCAGATTCATGCACGAACGTTGCGTTATTCAGGGTGATCAGAGTCGAAAACCCTACAGTTGATGCATATCCGGTTCTCCCATCTGGGAAAAGCAGATATGAGAAGAGTCCTAGGGACTCAGCACATAGAGTTACGCATCAAATCCTGGAATATACCAATCTTCGACACTTTTTATGTCTACGATCAAATCAGGGATGGTATGGTCAACACGATAGTTTCTCCGTCCTGAGCATCCGCACCTCAACCTCCTGTCCCCGAGCAAATGAATCAGATCCAGCCTTCTTATGAAGAACTGCATCTGCCCTGACCCCCATCATCTGTCCGAATTTTCTCTTGACGGGGGTGATCAGTGTCTTTCCATTCTTCTGATAGACCTTCATCATCAGGAACAGATCAAACCCCTTAAAAGAGACAATCTCTTCAGTGAGTGTCCCTTTGACACAGGTATCCTGAGGAATCGGCACATCCCATTGCCTGAGCAGGGGGTATACCAATTCATGAAGAGCGGTCAGTGATGCGATTGAGGGACCAGGCATTCCAATCACAGGTCTTCCATTGACCTGAGCCAGGGTCACCGGTTTTCCAGGCCCCATCGCAACCCCATGGAAGAGGAGGGTCCCGCTTTGTTCCAATGCATCAACAGTATAATCCTTCGATCCGGCAGAAGAACCACCAAAGATCAGAACCATGTCACACTCTCTGCAGATCTTCGATACCTCCCGGGCAATAGAGGCAGGATCATCCGGAAGAATCGGATAGATCTCCGGGGTGATCCCGTATTGTTTCAGATACGTCGCAATCATGGACGAATTACTATCTACGATCTGACCGGGGAGCGGGATCTTATCAGGAGAGATAATCTCATCACCGGTTGCGATCAGACCGATCCTCCAGGTCTTAATCCGGACATCAGGTATGCCATAGGTAAGCAGTGCCCCGATATCGAACGGGATGATAATGTGCCCCTTCTCCATGACCAGATCCCCTTTTACAATATCATCTCCGCACGGGATAGTGTTCTGGAAAGGTGAAACCTGAGTATGAATCCGGTATCTCTTCTCGGCAACCAGCGTGATCTCTTCCATAGGGATGACTGCGTCATACCCCTCAGGTATTGGCATGCCGGTGTTTACCCGGGGAGCTTCCAGTTCAATACCGGTATCCTCTCCCGCCCCGATCGTCTCATCACTCTTCACGGCAATTCCATCGGGTCCGGAGAGGATCAGAGGAGGATTGGTCCGGTTCGAGTAGACCAGCTCAGCGAGGACACGACCTGACGCATCGGAAACCGGGATACATTCCGAATGATCCGGTGACTCAAATGACGTAACAATAATCTTTTTTGCTTCTGTCAGTGGCAAAAATTGTGAATTACTACATGTTCGCGGCATAGTGATCACCTGAAGATTGATCACAATAGGATTGGAAGAGTGATAAACTATTCTTTTGAACTTGTTATAATATCAACTGTTTATAATTATAAAAGTGCAGAGTAATTTCGGATGAAGGGCAATGACCGACCTCAATCGATTCAAACTATCTCGAAAAAACAGGCCTTAGTGTGATCGATATGAGAGTGCCCGATCAAGCGTTTCAAAGTGCACCGGGATTACTGATATCTGGTGAGATCAGATCCAAACCCACACCATATATCACTCTTTGATTTGTTCCTCAATTTCCAGTTCACATTTTCGTATGACATGATCCAAGTAACGATGTCCTTGAGTTCAACCGCGAAAACCTATTCATTCCTGTTTTAAATGACTTTGGCAGGGAGTAACTTCTGCAGTCATCTCTAGGTTCCAGCAGCAGGGATACCTGGCGGTCAGGTCCCGACCCGACACCATGCCCCTCGATCTGCTTGCCCGGTCATCCGAAGAGTTGGTGCTGGTCCGAATCGGGTGAGTCCGGTGGTTGTCTCCATCGCTTCATGCGATCCCAGACCTTCACAGAGAGGAGATTCTGATCCTCCGCAGTCTCCCGAACTGGAGGGACCCGCAGTTCGACCGGATCTGACTCTCGGTCTCCTGCCCTTGGCTGGAGGGTCTTCGAAATGATAGTAATTGAAGAGATACGGGATATTTGACCCATTCATCCCCTCTATGCTCTGCTCTTTTTAACTTCTTCTTGCTGTGTTGCATAACTCAAATATGGGCAAAAAAATGGACTTTTTAACTCCATATCCCCACAGTTAATAGGCGATTTTCGCATTATGCAACAAAGTAGATGAGGATATACCCTAGTTATGCAACACAGCAGTGTACTGAAAAAGTTTATATCTTATTACGCCCCCCACAGGGATGGTGAAATAGAATGGTAGAGCATAAGAAGGGTCAGAATGAGGAAACTATGCGTTCCGAACCTGTGCCATCCCGGGAGGGACGCAAAGCCACGGGTAGTGTACGTGGTGGTACTCCTGAACAGCACAGTATGAGTGCCCGTGGAATCAAATCCTCAAAGAACCAGAAGAACTCAAAGGGTTCTGGTGGTGTGCGTGGCGGCACTCCTGAGCAGCACAGCCTGAGTGCCCGTGGAATCAAATCGAGTGGTATGAGCAGGTCGGCTGAGGATTCCTCGCATCATTCTTCCGGTCGAGGATCCTGAAGGTCTTGAAGAGATTTTGGGAAGAGTTCCACAGGTCTGGTGGTCTCTGACCGCGATCAGGTCTGCGGGTTACTTCCCCTGTTGATGCTCGGCCATATCAGTATAGGGCTTTAAGGGTATCTTTATGTCCTGTATGTTCCGCTATTGCTAATGTTTAATAGGTAAAAAGACCAATTCATTCTCATACGACTAGATGATTTTTTTGATTGAGCCAGTTGACAGTACCGTGAATGCTGACACCGGAAAGATGCCATGCCACCCTGCAATGCAGAAAGGCCCGGGGCACCGGCAATTCACCACTGCACCGGTTTGCTTCTCATCTGGTGATCAGGGAGGGATCCCGTTATGGAACACACCCGAGTCAGAGAATTTATAGCCCTCTCCCCAGACAGCAGAGTATGGGGGGAGATCATCACAGAACCACTGTTGACCGTCGCACAGGTGGCCGCGATCCTGCAGATCCGCGAAAAACTGGTCCGGAACCATATCAAGGAAAAACGGCTCAGAGCGGTTAAGATCGGTAAATACTGGCGGATCAAGTCGGAAGACCTTTCAGATTTTATTGAAGGAAGGACCGGGTCATCTGAAAGCACAATCCCGTCCCATGGGGTTGAGGATGATCCTGACCTCAACGCCGATAAAGAATAGTCCCGCCGCTTTTTTATTATTTCCACAGGCTGATTGGAGGAGATCCAAACCAGTCGGATCCTGCAAATATAAAGAAAAAAGATGTGGGGCAGTCCTATGACTGCTCGTCAGGGACGAACTTGGTCCCATAGTAGATCACTCCACTGTTCCCCTCGGTTGCGACCTTGCGGAAGACACTCTTGACCCGCATCCCGATCCTGATCTCTTCTGGAAGGCAGATAACCTGTGCGGTGAACTGAGGGCCCTCGTCCAGTTTTATGATCGCAAGCACATAGGGGGTCTGCTGTGAGAACTGGTCCGAGGCTGACCTGATCACGGTGTGGGTGACGACGGTCCCCTTCCCCTCGAAGGTATGGTCCTCGATGACCCCAGTCCGCCTGCAGTCCGGGCAGAAAGTCCGGGGCGGGAAGAACCTTCTCCCGCAGGTGGTGCACTCAGTCCCGACCAGATTGTACCGCTGCGGGATCTTGCGCCAGAATCGTGCGACCGGCATGATCAGGCCCTCCCGAGGATATGGACAGCCACCGAAGCCCCGGTTCCGCCGACATTCTGAGTCATTCCAATCTCTGCACCGTCGATCTGCCGCTTGCCGGCCTCCCCACGGAGTTGCTTC is part of the Methanosphaerula palustris E1-9c genome and encodes:
- a CDS encoding helix-turn-helix domain-containing protein; translated protein: MEHTRVREFIALSPDSRVWGEIITEPLLTVAQVAAILQIREKLVRNHIKEKRLRAVKIGKYWRIKSEDLSDFIEGRTGSSESTIPSHGVEDDPDLNADKE
- a CDS encoding class I SAM-dependent methyltransferase encodes the protein MDESDSITDELQAVRWNKRAGQFGNDGDEESKRKKNAEFFRHLDEAGFQPSGATVLDLGCGYGSLSIPLARAGAEVTSLDISSGMLDRLKETAEREGLHINPVECSWWSADIDELGFRNKFDLVIASMTPAIKDVDTFDRMTACSKKYCYYSNFIRNNLDKIPRDIYVRILGVAPEQNLLTTGLLYPFMYLYTLGYHPIIKFDCRSDHREQDWSEAAEKAMDYLQINLDLSDEIREKIRDFYKSASIRGRFISDSVKYIGMMVWSVT
- a CDS encoding tautomerase family protein — encoded protein: MPFVKIEHVAGEFSAEQRADLGREITDLVAKAAGVPPTLVWIVFHEIPAENWMIGRKTIPELMGETGATKK
- a CDS encoding Zn-ribbon domain-containing OB-fold protein, translating into MPVARFWRKIPQRYNLVGTECTTCGRRFFPPRTFCPDCRRTGVIEDHTFEGKGTVVTHTVIRSASDQFSQQTPYVLAIIKLDEGPQFTAQVICLPEEIRIGMRVKSVFRKVATEGNSGVIYYGTKFVPDEQS
- a CDS encoding molybdopterin-binding protein, which gives rise to MPRTCSNSQFLPLTEAKKIIVTSFESPDHSECIPVSDASGRVLAELVYSNRTNPPLILSGPDGIAVKSDETIGAGEDTGIELEAPRVNTGMPIPEGYDAVIPMEEITLVAEKRYRIHTQVSPFQNTIPCGDDIVKGDLVMEKGHIIIPFDIGALLTYGIPDVRIKTWRIGLIATGDEIISPDKIPLPGQIVDSNSSMIATYLKQYGITPEIYPILPDDPASIAREVSKICRECDMVLIFGGSSAGSKDYTVDALEQSGTLLFHGVAMGPGKPVTLAQVNGRPVIGMPGPSIASLTALHELVYPLLRQWDVPIPQDTCVKGTLTEEIVSFKGFDLFLMMKVYQKNGKTLITPVKRKFGQMMGVRADAVLHKKAGSDSFARGQEVEVRMLRTEKLSC